From Salvelinus sp. IW2-2015 linkage group LG33, ASM291031v2, whole genome shotgun sequence, one genomic window encodes:
- the LOC111957543 gene encoding phospholipase A2, minor isoenzyme isoform X1, giving the protein MTQPLILSLVLFSLPSSNIRGKVGVSSVMHPTALLLLLTAYVAHGSLLQFVRMIKCTQPEVNPFMYNNYGCWCGLGGTGNPRDALDGCCEVHDHCYQASRHLPDCRPVIDYPYINLYRFSCTNGQVSCSASSHVCQVSVCECDRVATNCFAQSTYNPKNKNLDPKVHCLS; this is encoded by the exons ATGACACAACCCCTCATCTTATCACTTGTTCTCTTTAGCCTCCCTTCATCCAACATCAGAGGTAAAGTTGGTGTTTCCTCTGTCATGCATCCAACCGCCCTCCTGTTGCTGCTGACTG CCTATGTGGCTCATGGTTCACTGCTGCAATTTGTCAGAATGATCAAGTGCACCCAGCCTGAAGTCAACCCCTTCATGTATAATAACTACGGCTGTTGGTGTGGCTTGGGGGGGACTGGAAATCCAAGGGATGCGCTGGATGG GTGTTGTGAGGTCCACGACCACTGCTATCAAGCGAGCAGGCATCTTCCAGATTGCCGTCCCGTCATTGATTATCCTTACATCAATCTGTATAGATTCTCTTGCACTAATGGGCAGGTCTCCTGTTCAG CCTCCAGCCACGTGTGCCAGGtctcagtgtgtgagtgtgatcgTGTCGCCACAAACTGCTTCGCCCAGTCGACCTACAACCCTAAGAACAAGAACCTGGACCCCAAAGTCCACTGTCTCTCCTGA
- the LOC111957543 gene encoding phospholipase A2, minor isoenzyme isoform X2 produces MHPTALLLLLTAYVAHGSLLQFVRMIKCTQPEVNPFMYNNYGCWCGLGGTGNPRDALDGCCEVHDHCYQASRHLPDCRPVIDYPYINLYRFSCTNGQVSCSASSHVCQVSVCECDRVATNCFAQSTYNPKNKNLDPKVHCLS; encoded by the exons ATGCATCCAACCGCCCTCCTGTTGCTGCTGACTG CCTATGTGGCTCATGGTTCACTGCTGCAATTTGTCAGAATGATCAAGTGCACCCAGCCTGAAGTCAACCCCTTCATGTATAATAACTACGGCTGTTGGTGTGGCTTGGGGGGGACTGGAAATCCAAGGGATGCGCTGGATGG GTGTTGTGAGGTCCACGACCACTGCTATCAAGCGAGCAGGCATCTTCCAGATTGCCGTCCCGTCATTGATTATCCTTACATCAATCTGTATAGATTCTCTTGCACTAATGGGCAGGTCTCCTGTTCAG CCTCCAGCCACGTGTGCCAGGtctcagtgtgtgagtgtgatcgTGTCGCCACAAACTGCTTCGCCCAGTCGACCTACAACCCTAAGAACAAGAACCTGGACCCCAAAGTCCACTGTCTCTCCTGA